In a single window of the Pyrococcus sp. NA2 genome:
- the smc gene encoding chromosome segregation protein SMC, translating to MPYIEKLELKGFKSYGNRKVVIPFSKGFTAIVGANGSGKSNIGDAILFVLGGLSAKAMRASRISDLIFAGSKSEGPAKYAEVTIYFNNEDRGFPIDEDEVVIKRRVYPDGRSHYWLNGKRATRSEILDLLSSAMISPEGYNIILQGDITKFIKMSPIERRLILDDISGIAEYDAKKEKALQELKQAEENLARVDLLIREVKKQLDKLEKERNDALRYLDLKDRLERARVELILGEIKKVESEIKGNDERIEEIEGEIKEIEGKLEEIAKEIVRKEKELKEVEELIEKESSEEALKVTREIGNVSSKISLAKRNIEVAKRELDEAQIRLIKAKDELKKVLSEIERSKGAITRWGKRREALLSKIKELEEERNKLVVKLGEIDRTFAVAREEFDNVVKELESTRKSLYENEADIKRLEGEKERLSSRIMVLKAKLPGIREEVEKLREVLNEKKAELSDVENKISSISQRRRRVEEALEKKTSELQKVSSELESLEKELIKAEAQSEIRANRAVEELKRSGIGGIYGTLLELIRVKDESYSIAVEVALGNRADNVVVENEIVAEKAIEFLKKNKLGRLTFLPLNKIKPRKASDSVGTPVIDVIDYDPRIDNAVKFALGDTVIVSSMEEAREHIGKVRMVTLDGELYERSGAITGGHYKPRGLLVDTKELKERVEKLRLRKEALEGEVNSLKVELRGLENQGFELRIKMSEIEKEITLLTRDIEKLLSEEKLINSEIEDSQRRIEEIDRLIHEKRGEIAKLKGKIERLERKREKLKKALENPEAREVTEKIREVEGEIGKLREELSRVESRLESLNSRLNEELIPRKASLEEEIEGLVNKINALKANIAENEEALKELNKKLEELKAKEESVHSKINEYRRRREELEREIQELRKEKEELSKRMQELRIEANTLRVRNTQLRSILNEKNSQLRHFPKEVIKSIKEISLDLDRLRKEIEEMEEEIRSLEPVNMKAIEDFEVVERRYLELKSKREKLEAEKESIIEFINEIEKEKKNVFMRTFEAIAKNFSELFAKLSPGGSARLILENPEDPFSGGLEIEAKPAGKDVKRIEAMSGGEKALTALAFIFAIQKFKPAPFYLFDEIDAHLDDANVKRVADLIKESSKESQFIVITLRDVMMANAEKIIGVSMRDGVSKVVSLSLEKAMRILEDIRRGQGDSYGKV from the coding sequence ATGCCCTACATCGAAAAGCTTGAGCTGAAAGGCTTCAAATCTTACGGTAATAGGAAGGTTGTCATACCCTTTTCAAAGGGTTTCACAGCGATAGTTGGAGCAAATGGTTCGGGGAAAAGTAACATAGGAGATGCAATACTCTTCGTCCTCGGTGGGTTATCTGCCAAGGCCATGAGGGCTAGTAGAATTAGCGATTTAATTTTTGCTGGAAGTAAAAGTGAGGGGCCAGCAAAGTACGCTGAAGTCACAATATACTTCAACAATGAAGATAGGGGATTTCCAATTGATGAGGATGAAGTTGTAATAAAGAGGAGAGTCTATCCAGATGGTAGAAGTCACTACTGGTTGAACGGAAAGAGAGCAACGAGGAGTGAGATACTGGACTTGTTGAGCTCTGCAATGATATCGCCAGAAGGATACAACATAATCCTCCAGGGGGATATAACGAAGTTCATAAAGATGTCCCCAATTGAGAGGAGGCTAATCCTGGATGACATTTCTGGAATCGCAGAGTACGATGCCAAGAAGGAGAAAGCCCTACAAGAGCTCAAGCAGGCAGAAGAGAATCTTGCCAGGGTTGATCTACTTATAAGGGAAGTTAAGAAGCAACTCGATAAGCTTGAGAAGGAGAGGAACGACGCCCTTAGGTACTTAGATCTTAAGGATAGGTTGGAGAGGGCGAGAGTTGAGCTGATTCTTGGTGAGATAAAGAAGGTTGAAAGCGAGATTAAGGGTAACGACGAGAGAATTGAGGAAATAGAGGGAGAAATAAAAGAGATAGAAGGAAAATTGGAAGAAATAGCAAAGGAAATAGTTAGGAAAGAGAAAGAGCTCAAGGAAGTTGAGGAGCTAATAGAGAAGGAAAGTAGCGAAGAGGCGCTCAAGGTTACAAGGGAAATTGGCAATGTAAGCTCAAAGATAAGTTTGGCAAAGAGGAATATAGAGGTAGCAAAGAGGGAACTCGATGAAGCCCAAATAAGGCTCATAAAAGCCAAAGATGAACTGAAAAAGGTTTTAAGCGAGATAGAGAGATCGAAAGGAGCAATAACTAGGTGGGGGAAGAGGAGGGAAGCCCTACTTAGCAAGATAAAGGAGCTTGAAGAGGAGAGGAACAAGCTGGTGGTCAAGCTAGGGGAGATAGACAGAACATTTGCCGTCGCTAGGGAAGAATTTGACAACGTCGTTAAAGAACTTGAAAGCACTAGGAAATCATTGTATGAGAACGAAGCTGACATAAAAAGGTTAGAGGGCGAGAAGGAAAGGCTCTCTTCTAGGATAATGGTTCTCAAAGCCAAACTTCCTGGGATTAGGGAAGAAGTTGAGAAGCTTAGGGAGGTTCTAAACGAAAAGAAAGCTGAACTGAGCGACGTTGAAAATAAAATTTCATCGATTTCGCAGAGGAGGAGAAGGGTTGAAGAAGCCCTGGAGAAGAAGACATCTGAACTTCAGAAAGTTTCCTCAGAGCTTGAGAGCCTTGAAAAAGAGCTAATAAAGGCTGAAGCCCAAAGCGAAATTAGAGCGAATAGGGCAGTTGAAGAGCTTAAGAGGTCTGGAATTGGCGGGATATACGGGACCTTATTGGAGTTAATTAGGGTAAAGGATGAGAGTTATTCCATAGCCGTTGAGGTAGCTCTTGGGAATAGAGCCGATAACGTCGTCGTGGAAAATGAGATTGTAGCTGAAAAGGCAATAGAATTCCTTAAGAAGAATAAGTTGGGAAGATTGACGTTCCTTCCCCTCAACAAGATAAAGCCCAGGAAAGCTAGCGACTCCGTGGGCACTCCCGTTATAGATGTAATAGATTACGACCCCAGGATAGACAATGCCGTCAAGTTCGCCCTTGGAGATACCGTCATAGTTTCCTCCATGGAGGAGGCAAGAGAGCATATTGGGAAGGTAAGGATGGTAACCCTCGATGGAGAGCTCTACGAGAGAAGCGGAGCAATAACGGGAGGTCACTACAAACCCAGGGGATTGCTCGTAGATACAAAGGAACTAAAAGAAAGGGTAGAGAAGCTAAGGCTTAGGAAAGAGGCATTAGAGGGAGAAGTAAATTCATTGAAAGTTGAGTTAAGGGGTTTAGAGAACCAGGGGTTCGAGTTGAGAATAAAGATGAGCGAAATTGAAAAGGAGATAACGCTACTAACGAGGGACATTGAGAAGCTTCTTAGCGAAGAGAAGTTAATTAACTCGGAGATAGAAGATTCTCAGAGGAGAATAGAGGAAATAGACAGGCTTATACATGAAAAGAGGGGAGAAATAGCGAAGTTAAAGGGGAAAATTGAAAGGCTAGAGAGGAAGAGGGAGAAGCTGAAAAAAGCCCTGGAGAATCCCGAGGCCAGAGAAGTCACGGAGAAGATAAGGGAAGTTGAGGGAGAGATAGGAAAGCTGAGGGAAGAGCTTAGCAGGGTTGAAAGCAGATTGGAATCCTTGAACTCTAGGCTAAATGAAGAGTTAATTCCAAGGAAAGCTTCACTCGAGGAGGAGATAGAGGGGCTTGTAAATAAGATAAACGCGCTAAAGGCCAACATAGCAGAGAACGAAGAGGCTCTCAAGGAACTAAACAAGAAATTGGAGGAGTTAAAAGCTAAGGAAGAGAGCGTTCACTCAAAGATAAACGAATACAGGAGAAGGAGGGAAGAACTTGAAAGGGAGATACAAGAGCTTAGGAAAGAGAAGGAAGAACTCTCAAAGAGGATGCAGGAGCTTAGGATAGAGGCAAATACTTTAAGGGTCAGAAACACTCAGCTGAGGAGCATTTTAAATGAGAAGAATTCTCAGCTAAGGCACTTCCCAAAGGAAGTGATAAAATCGATAAAGGAGATATCACTTGACTTGGATAGGCTAAGGAAAGAAATAGAAGAGATGGAAGAGGAAATTAGATCCCTAGAGCCCGTGAACATGAAGGCCATAGAGGACTTCGAGGTTGTCGAGAGGAGGTACTTAGAGCTAAAGAGCAAGAGGGAGAAGCTCGAAGCCGAGAAAGAGAGCATAATAGAGTTTATAAACGAGATAGAGAAGGAGAAGAAGAACGTCTTCATGAGGACGTTTGAGGCTATAGCGAAAAATTTCTCAGAACTCTTTGCTAAGCTCTCTCCAGGGGGAAGTGCAAGGTTAATCCTAGAGAACCCAGAAGACCCGTTCTCTGGGGGACTTGAGATAGAAGCAAAGCCAGCCGGAAAGGATGTTAAGAGAATAGAAGCCATGAGCGGAGGAGAGAAGGCTTTAACTGCATTGGCATTCATCTTCGCAATTCAGAAGTTTAAGCCAGCTCCGTTCTATCTGTTCGATGAGATCGATGCTCACCTAGATGATGCAAATGTTAAGAGGGTTGCCGACTTAATTAAGGAATCCTCCAAGGAGAGCCAGTTCATAGTGATAACCTTAAGGGATGTTATGATGGCGAACGCAGAAAAGATAATCGGAGTTAGCATGAGAGACGGAGTTAGTAAAGTCGTTTCGTTAAGCCTCGAAAAGGCGATGAGAATACTTGAGGATATAAGGAGAGGACAAGGGGATAGCTATGGAAAGGTTTGA
- a CDS encoding ScpA family protein, with the protein MERFEPEVTPIDILLQLVKMGKVDPWNIDIVDLTEKYIKMLRQMQELDLRISARAILAASILVRMKSEALLREDEEREEEEKEEKIRVEVDPLVPPLRRVERYYTLDDLIEALMDALEEAERRKPRKKKKVEIEEEIFVVDDFRVDIEKHVNRLYEIIKELYNETGKPIRFWDLVFDIDPKIIARTFLYLLFLENMGKVEMIQEEPFGEILVVPV; encoded by the coding sequence ATGGAAAGGTTTGAGCCAGAGGTAACACCTATTGACATTCTCCTCCAGTTGGTCAAGATGGGGAAAGTGGATCCCTGGAACATCGACATAGTAGACCTAACCGAGAAGTACATAAAGATGCTTAGACAAATGCAGGAGCTTGACCTTAGAATATCCGCTAGGGCTATTCTAGCGGCTTCCATTTTGGTCAGGATGAAGAGTGAAGCCCTCTTAAGGGAGGACGAAGAAAGGGAGGAGGAAGAGAAGGAGGAGAAGATAAGGGTTGAGGTTGATCCCCTTGTTCCTCCATTAAGGAGGGTTGAAAGGTACTACACTCTCGATGACCTGATTGAAGCCCTAATGGATGCGCTTGAGGAGGCTGAAAGAAGAAAGCCCAGGAAGAAGAAAAAGGTTGAAATTGAAGAGGAAATATTCGTAGTTGACGACTTTAGGGTAGACATAGAGAAGCACGTTAATAGGCTATATGAGATCATTAAGGAACTTTACAACGAAACGGGGAAGCCGATAAGGTTCTGGGATCTCGTGTTTGATATCGATCCTAAGATTATAGCGAGAACTTTCCTATACCTCCTATTCCTCGAGAACATGGGAAAGGTTGAGATGATTCAGGAAGAGCCCTTCGGCGAGATCTTAGTAGTTCCTGTTTAG
- a CDS encoding CidB/LrgB family autolysis modulator — translation MNIFGAFITVAFYTLFSLLYSRKKSPFLNPVLLSIIAIGITLKLFKISYEEYMSSAKVISFFLGPAVVSLAVPLYKQLKIIREYSREITAGVIVGGLTAILSAVYILKLFNAPEILQRSFAPKSVTTAIAMGVSEKIGGIPQLTAVLVIITGILGNAFAPELLNLLKVKDSVARGLATGVSSHGLGTARIIVEDELAGAVSGLGMALNGIFTAFILPAIIEVIV, via the coding sequence ATGAACATTTTCGGGGCGTTCATAACGGTTGCTTTCTACACCCTTTTCTCTCTACTGTACTCCAGGAAGAAAAGTCCATTCCTCAATCCAGTTCTTCTCTCTATAATAGCGATAGGGATAACGCTGAAACTATTTAAGATAAGCTACGAAGAATATATGAGTTCAGCAAAGGTAATAAGTTTCTTCCTGGGACCAGCTGTCGTTAGCTTAGCCGTTCCACTGTACAAACAGCTTAAGATAATAAGGGAGTATTCGAGGGAGATAACTGCAGGAGTTATCGTTGGTGGTTTAACTGCCATACTCTCAGCGGTTTACATACTAAAGCTTTTCAATGCTCCAGAGATACTACAAAGGAGCTTTGCACCGAAGAGCGTGACAACTGCCATAGCAATGGGAGTAAGTGAGAAGATAGGAGGGATTCCACAGCTGACAGCAGTTCTGGTGATAATAACGGGAATTCTAGGAAATGCTTTCGCTCCAGAGTTATTGAACCTTTTAAAAGTTAAAGACAGCGTTGCGAGAGGATTGGCAACAGGAGTTTCATCTCACGGCTTAGGAACTGCAAGAATAATCGTTGAGGATGAACTCGCTGGAGCCGTTAGTGGATTGGGAATGGCCCTCAACGGGATATTTACAGCCTTCATACTTCCAGCGATCATAGAGGTGATAGTTTGA
- a CDS encoding RuvB-like helicase, with protein sequence MPVIEELPTVKFERVGAHSHIRGLGLDENGKARFIGDGMVGQIKAREAAGIAVKLIKQGKLAGKGILLVGPTGSGKTAIAMGIAKELGEDVPFVQISGSEIYSAEVKKTEFLKQALRRAIGVRISEERKVYEGMVEKIELRKTRHPFNPYIEIPESVVITLKTKDDRKTIRAGREIAYQLLELGVEEGDVIQIDAETGRVSRVGTTKEEEGLFFRRKVELPSGPVLKIKEFTYTVTLHDLDVVNARAGGIFSLIFGGGMEINDEIRERVDQTVKQWIEEGKATLVPGVLFIDECHMLDIEAFSFLARAMENELSPILILATNRGMTKIRGTDIEAPHGIPLDMLDRLLIINTEPYKRDEIREIIKIRAKEEKVELSEEALEYLAELGEKTSLRYAVQLLAPASIIAGGKRVERKHVEKAKEYFADVKRSIAFVEKLEGMLK encoded by the coding sequence ATGCCGGTAATAGAGGAGCTCCCGACCGTAAAATTTGAGAGAGTTGGAGCACATTCTCACATTAGAGGTCTTGGCCTCGACGAAAACGGGAAGGCTAGGTTCATTGGAGATGGAATGGTAGGTCAAATAAAGGCTAGAGAAGCAGCTGGAATCGCCGTGAAGCTGATAAAACAAGGAAAGCTGGCTGGAAAGGGAATCCTTCTAGTTGGGCCAACTGGAAGTGGAAAGACAGCAATAGCAATGGGAATAGCTAAGGAATTGGGTGAAGATGTACCCTTCGTTCAAATAAGCGGTAGCGAGATATATTCGGCAGAAGTTAAGAAGACTGAGTTTCTGAAGCAAGCCTTAAGAAGGGCAATTGGAGTTAGGATAAGTGAGGAGAGGAAAGTTTACGAGGGAATGGTGGAAAAGATTGAGCTTAGGAAGACGAGACATCCCTTTAATCCTTACATAGAGATACCAGAGAGTGTCGTCATAACGTTAAAGACCAAAGATGATAGGAAGACCATAAGGGCGGGAAGGGAGATAGCGTACCAGCTACTCGAACTCGGAGTTGAAGAAGGGGATGTTATTCAGATAGATGCCGAAACTGGTAGGGTTTCTAGGGTTGGAACAACGAAAGAGGAAGAAGGCTTATTCTTCAGAAGGAAAGTTGAGCTTCCAAGTGGCCCTGTTCTCAAGATAAAGGAGTTTACCTATACAGTGACGCTCCACGATTTAGACGTGGTGAACGCTAGGGCTGGAGGAATATTCAGCCTGATATTTGGTGGAGGAATGGAAATAAACGACGAGATTAGAGAGAGAGTTGACCAGACGGTTAAGCAGTGGATTGAGGAAGGAAAGGCCACTCTCGTACCTGGAGTTCTCTTCATAGACGAGTGCCATATGCTAGACATCGAGGCGTTCTCCTTCTTAGCCAGGGCTATGGAGAACGAATTGTCTCCAATACTTATCCTGGCAACCAACAGGGGAATGACGAAGATAAGGGGAACTGACATCGAAGCCCCACACGGAATTCCATTGGACATGCTTGACAGATTGCTCATAATAAACACGGAGCCATACAAGAGGGATGAGATCAGGGAGATAATAAAGATAAGGGCCAAGGAAGAGAAGGTTGAGCTAAGTGAAGAAGCTCTAGAGTACTTAGCGGAGCTTGGTGAAAAGACGAGTTTGAGGTACGCCGTTCAACTCTTGGCTCCAGCGAGCATAATAGCTGGAGGAAAGAGGGTTGAAAGGAAGCATGTTGAAAAGGCTAAGGAGTACTTCGCCGACGTCAAGAGGAGCATAGCCTTCGTTGAAAAGCTTGAGGGAATGCTCAAGTGA
- a CDS encoding CTP synthase: MTKFIFVTGGVVSGLGKGITSASIGLIMKARGYKTTNIKIDPYINYDAGTMNPYQHGEVFVLEDGGEVDLDLGNYERFLDTNLTFDHNITTGKVYSTVIEKERRGEYLGATVQVIPHITDEIKRRIREIAKDYDIVVVEIGGTVGDIESMPFLEAARQMQLEEGRENVAFVHVTYVPKLKVVGEQKTKPTQHSVKELRSLGIQPDAIVARSEDPLEEEARKKISLFTNVPLEAVISAYDVEDTYEVPLLLEREGLGRYLIKRLGLEDREPDLKEWERMVAKYKALKETVEIAIVGKYVKLTDSYLSIKEALKHASVSNEVKVKIRWIEAEDIEQHGTKLLEGVDGIIVPGGFGARGAEGKIMTIRYARENDIPFLGICFGFQLTVVEFARNVLGMKGAHSTEIDPQTPYPVVDLMPEQRNLDRLGGTMRLGAYPVKIKKGTLAHSLYKKEIVYERHRHRWEVNPDYIEAFEKAGMVFSGVAGDDERRMEILELPDKRYFIATQFHPEFKSRPMRPAPVFHGLVRAAKEYKQEKNATH; the protein is encoded by the coding sequence ATGACGAAGTTCATCTTTGTAACCGGAGGAGTAGTGAGTGGGCTTGGGAAAGGAATAACTAGCGCTTCAATTGGACTCATAATGAAAGCGAGAGGGTATAAAACGACAAATATAAAGATAGATCCATACATAAACTACGATGCTGGAACCATGAATCCTTATCAGCACGGAGAAGTTTTCGTTCTCGAAGATGGAGGAGAAGTCGACCTAGATTTAGGAAACTATGAAAGATTTCTTGACACAAACCTGACATTTGATCACAACATAACCACAGGGAAGGTATATTCAACGGTGATAGAGAAAGAGAGAAGAGGAGAGTATCTAGGAGCAACCGTTCAGGTTATTCCCCACATAACTGATGAAATAAAGAGGAGAATTAGAGAGATAGCCAAAGATTATGACATCGTGGTTGTTGAAATCGGAGGAACCGTTGGAGATATAGAGAGCATGCCATTCTTAGAGGCTGCAAGACAAATGCAGCTTGAGGAAGGAAGGGAAAATGTTGCCTTTGTTCACGTAACTTACGTCCCTAAGCTTAAAGTAGTTGGCGAACAAAAGACAAAACCGACACAACATAGCGTCAAAGAGCTCAGGAGCCTAGGAATACAGCCAGATGCCATAGTTGCAAGGAGTGAAGATCCCCTAGAGGAAGAGGCAAGGAAGAAAATAAGCCTATTTACGAACGTTCCCCTCGAGGCCGTCATAAGTGCCTATGACGTAGAGGACACATATGAAGTACCCTTACTTTTGGAAAGGGAAGGACTTGGTAGGTATTTAATAAAGAGGCTTGGATTGGAGGATAGAGAACCGGATCTTAAAGAATGGGAGAGAATGGTTGCAAAGTATAAGGCGCTAAAGGAAACCGTTGAAATAGCGATAGTCGGAAAGTATGTCAAGCTCACAGATTCTTATCTTAGCATTAAAGAGGCCCTAAAGCATGCAAGCGTAAGTAATGAAGTCAAAGTAAAGATAAGGTGGATAGAAGCAGAAGACATAGAGCAACATGGGACTAAGTTGCTGGAGGGAGTCGACGGAATAATAGTGCCGGGAGGATTTGGGGCAAGAGGTGCCGAGGGCAAGATAATGACGATTAGATATGCCAGGGAAAATGACATTCCATTCCTAGGCATATGCTTTGGCTTCCAGCTTACGGTTGTTGAATTTGCGAGAAACGTTCTCGGAATGAAAGGTGCTCATTCGACGGAAATAGATCCCCAAACTCCCTATCCAGTCGTAGACCTAATGCCAGAACAGAGAAATCTAGATAGATTAGGAGGAACAATGAGACTTGGAGCTTATCCAGTAAAGATAAAGAAGGGGACCTTAGCCCATAGCCTTTATAAGAAGGAGATAGTATACGAGAGGCATAGGCATAGGTGGGAGGTAAATCCAGATTATATAGAGGCCTTTGAGAAAGCTGGAATGGTTTTCAGTGGTGTTGCAGGGGACGATGAGAGAAGAATGGAAATTCTAGAGTTGCCAGATAAGAGATACTTCATAGCAACCCAGTTCCACCCAGAGTTTAAATCGAGACCAATGAGGCCCGCTCCAGTCTTTCATGGGCTAGTTAGGGCGGCAAAGGAATACAAACAGGAGAAAAATGCTACTCACTAA
- a CDS encoding CidA/LrgA family protein: protein MYRGITIIFGFLFLGEIVEYLGVPVPGSVLGMIMLTLSLILGIVKLEWVEKEANFLVRNMSVMFIPPGVGIILYTDILKENAIPLTVALILSFLITLAVTAKTVEVLRR from the coding sequence ATGTACAGGGGAATAACCATAATATTTGGCTTTTTATTCCTGGGAGAAATTGTTGAATATCTAGGAGTTCCAGTACCCGGAAGCGTGCTTGGAATGATCATGCTTACTCTGTCTCTCATTCTAGGAATAGTCAAGCTTGAATGGGTGGAGAAGGAGGCTAACTTCTTAGTTAGAAACATGAGTGTAATGTTCATTCCTCCAGGAGTCGGAATAATACTGTATACAGACATCCTAAAGGAGAATGCAATTCCACTAACGGTAGCTTTGATATTAAGCTTCCTAATCACCCTAGCTGTCACGGCAAAAACCGTGGAGGTGCTAAGAAGATGA
- the mrtA gene encoding CPBP family archaeomyxosortase MrtA, translating into MKDKDIVPIILVPLSFVPLIAMSFRDWILSLLLFYLLIPGIVFKILKIPLKDLGFKMPKSFRSTLVLLLFSIILSFIGTLFPEMKNYYPRFTYSTPLDFLFYELLFGLIMFAHEAFFRGFLLFPLARKNKILGIILQDIPYTIIHVGKPTMEIPYAFVAGVIFAMIDLKEESIGPSFIVHWLGSAFFDVLCAIT; encoded by the coding sequence TTGAAAGATAAGGATATAGTCCCAATAATTTTGGTTCCTTTATCCTTTGTTCCGTTAATCGCAATGAGCTTTAGGGACTGGATTCTATCGCTTCTTCTATTTTACCTCCTAATTCCGGGGATTGTCTTCAAAATCTTGAAGATCCCGTTGAAAGATCTTGGCTTCAAGATGCCAAAGAGCTTTAGATCAACGCTTGTGCTCTTGCTTTTCTCGATAATTTTAAGCTTCATTGGAACTCTTTTTCCAGAAATGAAGAACTATTATCCTAGATTTACGTATTCTACTCCTCTAGATTTCTTATTTTATGAGCTACTCTTTGGATTAATAATGTTCGCACATGAGGCATTCTTTAGGGGGTTCCTACTGTTTCCCTTGGCTAGAAAGAATAAAATTCTGGGGATAATCCTTCAGGATATCCCGTACACAATAATCCACGTTGGAAAGCCCACGATGGAAATTCCCTATGCATTCGTGGCTGGAGTGATATTTGCAATGATAGATTTAAAAGAGGAAAGTATAGGGCCCAGTTTCATAGTTCATTGGTTAGGCTCAGCTTTCTTTGATGTTCTCTGTGCCATCACTTGA